One genomic region from Ptychodera flava strain L36383 chromosome 5, AS_Pfla_20210202, whole genome shotgun sequence encodes:
- the LOC139133630 gene encoding uncharacterized protein, translating into MRLYLAEKCEEAFDAHVFWKTFVIDNSKSGTPGEDPDIQELRECLTSIAEAKLFAKDVPLKWLWLELALDLKRELTKAAETSKSLMDSATELGISKESKKDILKHFHEIGMVYLYKHLIVFDTEWLTSFLGRVISIRLGDVQTQYGNKERSVIDLRRHGILHKELLDDILRKDYHRKDIPIEEIDNYAECKISKVRNGDHVTNATQNSPTQNHLLCCMCRGFRAENDECNGETMELSKIQARADSEYEGEDAHTEHCGLLAPTNRERDREDTHMEHNEPSTQAKSAGEKVMTVLQEFDLVYRLDSADQSMLYIVPSLLPLGKREVIPLGEEKCNHTIPLYYHFSGGFLPEGFYYRLVVRCLNFWGKHIDVKDPKQMDIKDLKQNLKYHHTRIPVSKRHILSLTKKGPDIIMVMWYSTSDRWFQPLSTKPEPSICISSRAFVERTMNDIIKNWMPTLRYEAMVRCCCKGHQSTNKNTDSENRIDDDNFVYHDVKVNPPYQASEVNQSAPSENVEQNEVEVDPPSQVREETQSAPGENVEQNEVEVGPPYQVREETQSAPGENVEQNEVEVGPPQIHILK; encoded by the exons ATGAGGCTATATCTCGCAGAAAAATGCGAAGAAGCTTTCGATGCACATGTATTCTGGAAAACTTTCGTTATTGACAACAGCAAAAGTGGAACGCCAGGAGAAGATCCAGATATCCAAGAATTGAGAGAGTGTTTGACAAGCATTGCTGAAGCAAAACTCTTCGCAAAAGATGTCCCTTTGAAATGGTTGTGGCTAGAACTAGCCCTGGACTTGAAGAGAGAGCTCACAAAAGCTGCAGAGACGAGTAAGTCCCTTATGGACAGTGCAACTGAGCTGGGTATTTCAAAAGAGAGCaagaaagatattttgaaacatttccaTGAGATTGGTATGGTATACCTCTACAAACATTTGATCGTCTTTGATACAGAATGGCTGACTTCCTTCCTTGGTCGAGTCATATCGATTAGACTCGGGGATGTTCAAACTCAATACGGAAATAAGGAGAGATCCGTTATTGACCTCCGACGCCATGGTATCTTGCATAAGGAGCTTTTAGATGATATTTTGCggaaagattatcacagaaaagATATTCCTATCGAAGAAATTGACAATTATGCAGAGTGCAAGATTTCCAAAGTTCGAAATGGTGATCACGTGACTAATGCTACCCAGAACTCCCCTACCCAGAACCATCTCCTATGCTGTATGTGCCGAGGTTTCCGTGCCGAAAATGATGAGTGCAATGGAGAAACAATGGAACTTTCTAAGATACAAGCCCGGGCGGATAGTGAATACGAAGGAGAAGATGCGCATACGGAACATTGTGGATTATTAGCCCCAACGAATAGAGAACGAGACAGAGAAGATACGCATATGGAACATAATGAGCCATCAACTCAGGCGAAAAGTGCAGGTGAAAAAGTAATGACAGTTTTGCAGGAGTTTGACTTGGTGTACCGGTTAGATTCTGCTGATCAGTCAATGTTATATATCGTACCTTCCTTGCTACCACTTGGTAAACGGGAGGTTATTCCTCTCGGAGAAGAAAAGTGCAACCACACCATAcctttatattatcatttcTCAGGTGGTTTCCTTCCAGAAGGGTTCTACTATCGACTTGTCGTTCGTTGTCTTAACTTTTGGGGGAAACATATCGATGTGAAAGATCCCAAGCAGATGGATATAAAAGATCTCAAGCAAAACCTGAAGTATCATCATACTCGCATCCCAGTCAGCAAGCGTCACATATTGTCTTTGACGAAAAAAGGGCCCGATATCATCATGGTAATGTGGTATTCAACGTCTGATCGATGGTTTCAGCCCCTTTCGACAAAACCTGAGCCATCAATATGCATTAGTAGTAGGGCGTTTGTTGAACGTACGATGAATGACATTATCAAGAATTGGATGCCTACCCTAAG GTATGAAGCCATGGTTCGATGCTGCTGTAAAGGCCACCAGAGCACAAACAAAAATACCGACAGTGAAAATCGGATTGATGACGATAACTTCGTCTACCATGACGTCAAAGTAAATCCACCTTATCAAGCATCAGAGGTGAATCAATCAGCGCCTAGCGAGAACGTCGAGCAAAATGAGGTCGAAGTAGATCCACCTTCTCAAGTAAGAGAGGAGACTCAATCAGCGCCTGGTGAAAACGTCGAGCAAAATGAGGTCGAAGTAGGTCCACCTTATCAAGTAAGAGAGGAGACTCAATCAGCGCCTGGTGAAAACGTCGAGCAAAATGAGGTCGAAGTAGGTCCACCTCAA ATCCACATTCTCAAGTAA